The Apium graveolens cultivar Ventura chromosome 3, ASM990537v1, whole genome shotgun sequence sequence CGCCACGAAACCACTTAACTGAGCAACAGAATTTGGTGTCAGCTGCCCTAAACCACAACCGATAGCCTCATACATCGTCAGGAAGAACGGATGCATGGGCAAACGAAGACCAAACTGAAACATTATCATCGCAACCCCATGCATTCCGAACTCGGGCATCATCCAAACCCTCTCATCTGCTGTCGGCACTCGGTACCGGTAGCCGTTAGACAGGTCGATGTACTTCTCCAACTTACTCGCAGGGGGGTCGACGGTGATGTAATAACTAAGATAGTTTAAACTAGGTTTGCTCTCAAATTCGATCCTACCTAGTCGAAGACTTTCCTCGACCGTTCTATTCCTAAGTTCCAGGGTACGAGGACTTAAGGGTGGAGAGGGCATAGGACCTGGAGGCACCCCCTTCAAAAACTCATCGCTCCCTAAGAAATCAAAAGATCCACACTCACCTAGGTCCGGGATCTCTAGATTATCCAAGTTCAAAACAGACTCCTCGTCACCCTCCTCTAACGGTCGCTTCCCGGGGTCCCGGTTGGTGGCACTATGCGACGACGACGACGAAGGAAAGTCGGCCATTATAAATCGGTAAACTATAGATAAACACGACCGACCCGCAGATAAAAAGGAaaaggaagagagagagagagtagacGACTTACAGTGCGAGCCCAGAACGCGCTGCAATCCCCTTTTAGATGCCTGGAGAGGAAGTCGAAGAGGTTAGCCTGGAAGCCtgcaaaaacaaaaaaaaacctggaaaaataaattcaaaaacaCGCATGAACGGATATATAccttcaaaaaaaaataaaacattaCGTTTAATTCCTTTCTTTTTTCGGACACACACGTTTGACTCCTTTCTTGAATTAACGAttatttcttatttttctttTGCTTCGTTCGTTCGTTTTTTCACTAATTTTTCCCTTCATTTCATTATCCTGTCCGGTCACTAACTTTATTCAGGTATCAAGACAAAAATCTCGGAATTCAAAACGCAAGGGTGGAGAGCACGAAAACGCAAATCTAAAGATATCGCGCAAAACAAGGAGGGGGACTAATGTTGGACCAGGACAAGACGGCCCAAAGGAATTATAGTTAGAATAATCACAATACATTatgtaaagcccaagaaggcccacATTGTAAGGATGGAGCCCATTTGGGACTTAGTATAAATAAAGGACAACAATCCCATTTGAAGGGGTTGGCTAATTAAGCAAAGAAGATCATCTCCTAAAACTATAGactaataataatattattggtACATCATATAGTTTGGACCGACGGTTGTGCGATAAGGTCGCCCTTGAACAATAATTATGTTGACAGAAAGATCGTGATTTGTGATACACAGAAGTAGATTTGCTTTTGTTAATGAGCAAGCAGATTTTattgtttatttattaattttactagtttaaaacccgtgcgatgtaTGGATTGTTCAGACTTTTTTTagtattatattttttttaaaatttttttttgaattcaatactaaattttgtttatttaaaattttaaatgatattatTTCATGATAATAATATTAGTAAACGCATATGTTTATAcctttttagaacatttaaatttatttaaagtgatagcatCACATTGGTAGGGggaaaatattattataaaaaaattattattttattgagagtaaaaatataatgtctccattatgttggtaccttaaaaaaatattattttagcatggtgattacttaatcgattatgtaaaattcgtaattttatttttaatttatttattagaaattagatattaatttgtctagataaatattttaaaattagaatattctgaaaatattttgtgcaaggtagttgatttgtgaaaagatttgttatttgtggaaataagtgtaagaataatttagaaaatcgaaattttttttagtttaggtaattgtgtgtatcaaatattttatttatggaatttacttggagaggttgtaaatctttaggaggaaatattattatttcctagttgagatatagggttttgtatcgttataaatacaccatattcgtattccttgtttttatcattaaaattcgtaggactttctcagcaaaaatcagctgtcttgtaaaattcgtagaaaattcatcgtaagtcagaattcagtgattctggactttttagaaaggtcttttcgttatcttcagctttcgtgtttcgtgtttttcaagaaaatatcgtttagagggtcaaaaagagtaaattcagatctggtcaggctttgaggtaagtaccttttgacttacttttaaatttccgaaaagatatttcagttctgtttttaatttcatataagatataaaaactttgatttcgaaattataagatataagtatttgtgaattttagaacccagtctctacgttttcgaaccgttcgtaatttacgctatagttccggaattAGCCTTATATACCCTTgttaggcgcacaagtgtgcaactttagatacctattaagggtgcgtaattattgaactttagatgccgaccactggcaaagtgtggtatatgagaataagaataagaattagatgtcggctactggcaaagtgtggtatatgagaataagaataagaattagatgtcGGCTattggcaaagtgtggccgtagatcaagactgtggtgtttataagaattatcgtttcgttctgttttattctgctcagatctgttataaaatctgtactgttataaattctgctctgttctgttttaaattctgaattttaaaatataaaactttgggttggatttattttagaaaatgttttacaaaattattattgttttaagaaaaatcgttttatcaaaacacccattgtttttctgtttaaaagttagtcaatttgtacttgctgagctgtgtagctcaccccttttaacatttcaggttcggaatttggagcatattaagattaaggaatgagaactatgtggagatctgtgctgcttcgttttgtgctatttgaattagaataaagattttgtttttagagaataaatttaattatctgttagacaattattatcggatttgtggagctgcgtctctatttttatgattttgattattgagtttgaccgctgctttgaatttcgtgatctattagaattatcgagtaataatatattttatttttagttttcgatttagaatttaatagtccggaagtgcgggttgttacagttggtatcaagagcaggctgtccttcggagtgtattaggtatgggactagtacattccctaggatgcgatcctttagactatcgtataggtcttagaaaattattttggatttagggcatttatttgtgtgattatttgatatgtttgacttttgtgtttttttttattattgacTATAAGTTTAGAATTTGTTTTGTGTGTTCTAGTAAAGATGGATGGAGAAAATCAGAACAACAATGAAAATCAGGGCAATAATGATGAAGGAGGAAACGTCTTTGACCAGCTGGCTGAAACTCTAGCTGTACTTGTGAATCAGCAACCGAAGCCCAACATCGTCTCTCAATTCAAGCGTTTGAACCCGCCAACTTTTGATGGAGCTACAGACCCGGCTATCGTTGAGATGTGGATCcaagagatggaaaaagctttcGGACTTCTGGGGAGCAATGAGGAACAGAAGGTGACCTTAGCTGTGTACCAATTGCAAGGAAGCGCTTACGACTGGTGGCTTATGGAAAAGAGGAAGAATGAGACGACAAATCTTGAAGAAAATCATGAACCGTACACTTGGGCAAAGTTCAAGAAGGCTTTAGAGGACAAGTACTTTCCGAGAACAGTTCGTCTGCAGAAAGAGAGGGACTTCATTCGACTTCAACAAGGTGGAAGAACCGTCATTGAATACGAAGCAGAATTTGCAAAGCTTGCGAAGTACGCGTCGACCCTAGTAGCAGATGAGAGCAGTCGAGCACGAAGATTAGAGGAGGGACTTCGAAGTGACATCAGGAATTCAGTGGCGTCGTTTGAACTTCAGACGTACGAGGCTGTCCTCAACAAGGCGTTAGTGATCGAAAGGGGCTTGGCAGAATCTGAAAAGGCGTCTGGCAGTTGGAATAAGAGGCGGTTCACTCAAACTAGTGGGCAATCTTTTCAAGGGGGACCACTCAAGAAGCCACACGTGTACGATAACATCGGGGGTCAAGGTGATCGAGAGACGTGTACCAGGTGCGGCAAGAATCATCCGGACAAAGTCTGTCGTTGGAATACAGGTGCTTGTTTTCATTGCGGAGAAGTAGGACATAAGATTTCGAATTGTCCGCACAATCCGCCACCGCCACCAAGGAAGGAAGCAGATAACAAGATGGGCAAAGGACGTGTGTTTCAGCTGACAGGAAATGACAACTATCGCAATTAAGGTATGATTTCTTTTCTTTAGTgacttatttaatttatttatgttatgtgaatttggggaccaaattcttttaaggagggaagaatgtaaaattcgtaattttatttttaatttatttattagaaattagatattaatttgtctagataaatattttaaaattagaatattctgaaaacattttgtgcaaggtagttgatttgtgaaaagatttgttatttgtggaaataagtgtaagaataatttagaaaatcgaaattttttttagtttaggtaattgtgtgtatcaaatattttatttatggaatttacttggagaggttgtaaatctttaggaggaaatattattatttcctagttgagatatagggttttgtatcgttataaatacaccatattcgtattccttgtttttatcattaaaattcgtaggactttctcagcaaaaatcagctgtcttgtaaaattcgtagaaaattcatcgtaagtcagaattcagtgattctggacttttcagaaaggtcttttcgttatc is a genomic window containing:
- the LOC141714275 gene encoding uncharacterized protein LOC141714275, with the translated sequence MDGENQNNNENQGNNDEGGNVFDQLAETLAVLVNQQPKPNIVSQFKRLNPPTFDGATDPAIVEMWIQEMEKAFGLLGSNEEQKVTLAVYQLQGSAYDWWLMEKRKNETTNLEENHEPYTWAKFKKALEDKYFPRTVRLQKERDFIRLQQGGRTVIEYEAEFAKLAKYASTLVADESSRARRLEEGLRSDIRNSVASFELQTYEAVLNKALVIERGLAESEKASGSWNKRRFTQTSGQSFQGGPLKKPHVYDNIGGQGDRETCTRCGKNHPDKVCRWNTGACFHCGEVGHKISNCPHNPPPPPRKEADNKMGKGRVFQLTGNDNYRN